The following are encoded in a window of Variovorax paradoxus genomic DNA:
- a CDS encoding ABC transporter permease — protein MSLRGFSTASARREFALLRTRPWDLAMISWVPLLAVFLIWWIFSAGLPERLPIGVLDQDHSALSRQLVRFLDATPGLRVAQQYADEGEMQRALTSGAVDAAVQVPRDLSRDVKQGRVGQIVLLHNAQLGTHSSLIQRDVRTAVATVSAGVELAVRNKRGESMKAARVSMDPVKASMVALFNTSTDYEQFLGAALIPALLHILAMTAGAWAVGRELRDRSLGGWLGAAPRWPEALAALAGKLALPFASLSAVGIAAMLWITAGRGWHPVGSVGWTLFALVVFVALSIALGAFVSSLTRSLRTALSATGFITAPAFAFGGVGFPLVAMPMLAQLWASLLPYTHYIRVQMEQLQMGAPVAYSAATPLWMVVGTAVLLAVSATLLMRAAAAPDTWGGR, from the coding sequence ATGAGCCTGCGCGGCTTTTCCACCGCCAGCGCCCGGCGCGAATTCGCGCTGCTGCGCACGCGCCCGTGGGACCTGGCCATGATCTCGTGGGTGCCGCTGCTCGCGGTGTTCCTGATCTGGTGGATCTTCTCGGCCGGCCTGCCCGAGCGCCTGCCGATCGGCGTGCTCGACCAGGACCACTCCGCGCTCTCGCGCCAACTGGTGCGCTTCCTGGACGCCACGCCGGGCCTGCGCGTCGCGCAGCAGTACGCCGACGAAGGCGAGATGCAGCGCGCGCTCACCAGCGGCGCGGTCGATGCGGCGGTGCAGGTGCCGCGCGACCTGAGCCGTGACGTCAAGCAGGGCCGCGTCGGACAGATCGTGTTGCTGCACAACGCGCAGCTGGGCACGCATTCGAGCCTGATCCAGCGCGACGTGCGCACCGCCGTCGCCACGGTGTCGGCCGGCGTCGAGCTCGCGGTGCGCAACAAGCGCGGCGAGTCGATGAAGGCCGCGCGCGTGAGCATGGACCCGGTCAAGGCCAGCATGGTGGCGCTGTTCAACACCTCCACCGACTACGAGCAGTTTCTCGGTGCCGCACTCATTCCGGCGCTGCTGCACATCCTCGCGATGACGGCCGGCGCCTGGGCCGTGGGCCGCGAGCTGCGCGACCGCAGCCTCGGCGGCTGGCTCGGCGCCGCGCCGCGCTGGCCCGAGGCGCTGGCCGCGCTGGCGGGCAAGCTGGCGCTGCCGTTCGCGAGCCTGTCGGCCGTGGGCATCGCCGCCATGCTGTGGATCACCGCGGGCCGCGGCTGGCACCCGGTCGGCTCGGTGGGGTGGACGCTGTTCGCGCTGGTGGTGTTCGTGGCGCTGTCGATCGCACTCGGCGCCTTCGTGTCGAGCCTCACGCGCTCGCTGCGCACGGCGCTGTCGGCCACCGGCTTCATCACCGCGCCGGCCTTCGCGTTCGGCGGCGTGGGCTTTCCGCTGGTCGCCATGCCGATGCTCGCGCAGCTGTGGGCCAGCCTGCTGCCCTACACGCATTACATCCGCGTGCAGATGGAGCAGCTGCAGATGGGCGCGCCCGTGGCGTACTCGGCCGCGACGCCGCTGTGGATGGTGGTGGGCACCGCGGTGCTGCTGGCCGTGTCGGCCACGCTGCTGATGCGTGCAGCCGCTGCACCGGACACGTGGGGAGGCCGCTGA
- a CDS encoding HlyD family secretion protein — MMSAKTRRLIAIAAALLVLMLLAWGFWRAAQPAPEVFQGQMEARETDVAGKVTARIAEVAVKEGERIQAGALLVRMDSPEVRAKLAQATAAEQAAQAVADKAQHGARPQEIEMARMQWQRAETAAQLAQTSFRRVDGLARDGLVADQKRDEAEANWKASRDAAVAAKAQYDMARTGARTEDKAAANAQVRQVAGVVAEAEAARAETELRSPVAGEVAKVLAKVGELSPQGVAVVTVVDLNDQWVVLNVREDRLARFALDKEFDARLPALPEDRRMARFKVYYSGVLPDFATWRATRGGAGFDVRTFEVRARPLKPIEGARPGMSVLVD, encoded by the coding sequence ATGATGAGTGCCAAGACCCGCCGACTGATCGCCATCGCCGCCGCACTGCTCGTGCTGATGCTGCTCGCCTGGGGCTTCTGGCGCGCCGCGCAGCCGGCGCCCGAGGTGTTCCAGGGCCAGATGGAAGCGCGCGAGACCGACGTGGCCGGCAAGGTCACGGCACGCATTGCCGAGGTGGCGGTGAAGGAAGGCGAGCGCATCCAGGCCGGCGCCCTGCTGGTGCGCATGGACAGCCCCGAGGTGCGCGCCAAGCTGGCGCAGGCCACCGCCGCCGAGCAGGCCGCGCAGGCCGTGGCCGACAAGGCGCAGCACGGCGCCCGCCCGCAAGAAATCGAAATGGCGCGCATGCAATGGCAGCGCGCCGAGACCGCCGCACAGCTCGCGCAGACCTCGTTCCGCCGCGTCGACGGGCTGGCACGCGACGGTCTCGTGGCCGACCAGAAGCGCGACGAGGCCGAAGCCAACTGGAAGGCCTCGCGCGACGCCGCCGTGGCGGCCAAGGCGCAGTACGACATGGCACGCACCGGCGCACGCACCGAAGACAAGGCCGCCGCCAACGCCCAGGTGCGGCAGGTGGCCGGCGTGGTCGCCGAAGCCGAAGCCGCCAGGGCCGAGACCGAGCTGCGCAGCCCGGTCGCCGGCGAAGTGGCCAAGGTGCTCGCCAAGGTCGGCGAACTCTCGCCGCAGGGCGTGGCTGTGGTCACGGTGGTCGACCTGAACGACCAGTGGGTGGTGCTCAACGTGCGCGAAGACCGGCTGGCCCGCTTCGCGCTCGACAAGGAATTCGACGCCCGCCTGCCCGCCCTGCCCGAAGACCGGCGCATGGCCCGCTTCAAGGTGTACTACAGCGGCGTGCTGCCCGACTTCGCCACCTGGCGCGCCACGCGCGGCGGTGCCGGCTTCGACGTGCGCACCTTCGAGGTCCGCGCCCGGCCGCTCAAGCCCATCGAGGGCGCGCGCCCCGGCATGAGCGTGCTGGTCGACTGA
- a CDS encoding TolC family protein yields the protein MTRPRLALLPSLLLLLPALMGGAAFAQQQARGDTNALALSFDAARLRMVERSDKLAAARIAVEAKELQSEGLKRLGGPVVSISGLAYAYNANLNLDLDPLNQRLGQIGSSLPPSIQSFVSRVPIPQLPNSYTLNRHDTGANASVSAVWPLYLGGATDAVRGFVSAQAREAQADAEQAGHEVDTLLVQRYFGAQLAQRAATLRLQAERTIAQHDAAAQKMLAAGVISRVERLQASAAYEEARRNARKAENDAALAGVALARTVRAEGSVTPQTPLFLISAPIEPLGHFIDAALTRHPGLGKVAAKKAQAEQLHEGEEALRRPQVIAFGTREIKSGNADWVAGLGVRWTLYDSVDRNALSAASHKQVEQAERTDLQVRSDISLLVERNWRALDNARRQYLEMKVSVELAQEVVKLRTAGLREGTSTTLDLIDAETNQAKVLTERAQAANDYVQALAQLLESAGLSETFSDYIARADVKVN from the coding sequence CCTCGCGCTGAGCTTCGACGCCGCGCGCCTGCGCATGGTCGAACGCTCCGACAAGCTGGCCGCCGCGCGCATCGCCGTCGAAGCCAAGGAGCTGCAGAGCGAAGGCCTCAAGCGCCTGGGCGGGCCCGTGGTCAGCATCTCGGGGCTGGCCTATGCGTACAACGCGAACCTGAACCTCGACCTCGACCCGCTCAACCAGAGGCTCGGCCAGATCGGCTCGTCGCTGCCGCCGTCGATCCAGAGCTTCGTCTCGCGCGTGCCGATTCCGCAGCTCCCCAACAGCTACACGCTGAACCGCCACGACACGGGCGCCAACGCCTCGGTGTCGGCCGTGTGGCCGCTCTACCTGGGCGGCGCGACCGACGCGGTGCGCGGCTTTGTCTCCGCGCAGGCGCGCGAAGCCCAGGCCGACGCCGAACAGGCGGGCCACGAGGTCGACACGCTGCTGGTGCAGCGCTACTTCGGCGCCCAGCTCGCGCAACGCGCCGCCACGCTGCGCCTGCAGGCCGAGCGCACCATCGCCCAACACGACGCGGCCGCGCAGAAGATGCTCGCGGCCGGCGTGATCTCGCGCGTCGAGCGGCTGCAGGCCAGTGCCGCCTACGAAGAGGCGCGCCGCAACGCGCGCAAGGCCGAGAACGACGCCGCGCTCGCGGGCGTGGCCCTGGCGCGCACCGTGCGCGCCGAGGGCAGCGTCACGCCGCAGACGCCGCTGTTTCTCATCAGCGCGCCGATCGAACCGCTCGGCCACTTCATCGATGCGGCGCTCACGCGGCATCCGGGCCTGGGCAAGGTCGCGGCCAAGAAGGCGCAGGCCGAGCAGCTGCATGAAGGCGAAGAAGCTTTGCGTCGCCCGCAGGTCATCGCCTTCGGCACGCGCGAGATCAAGAGCGGCAACGCCGACTGGGTCGCCGGCCTCGGCGTGCGCTGGACGCTGTACGACTCGGTCGACCGCAACGCGCTCTCGGCCGCTTCGCACAAGCAGGTCGAACAGGCCGAACGCACCGACCTTCAGGTGCGCAGCGACATCTCGCTGCTGGTCGAGCGCAACTGGCGCGCGCTGGACAACGCGCGCCGCCAGTACCTCGAGATGAAAGTCTCGGTCGAGCTCGCACAAGAGGTGGTCAAGCTGCGCACCGCCGGGCTGCGCGAAGGCACCAGCACCACGCTCGATCTGATCGACGCAGAGACCAACCAGGCCAAGGTGCTGACCGAACGCGCGCAGGCCGCCAACGACTACGTGCAGGCGCTCGCGCAGCTGCTCGAGAGCGCGGGCCTGTCCGAGACTTTTTCCGACTACATCGCGCGCGCCGACGTGAAGGTGAACTGA